Proteins encoded within one genomic window of Onychostoma macrolepis isolate SWU-2019 chromosome 11, ASM1243209v1, whole genome shotgun sequence:
- the ptp4a1 gene encoding protein tyrosine phosphatase type IVA 1: MARMNRPAPVEITYKNMRFLITHNPTNATLHKFIEELKKYGVTTVVRVCEATYDANLVVKEGIQVLDWPFDDGAPPSNQIVDDWLNLLRMKFREEPGCCIAVHCVAGLGRAPVLVALALIECGMKYEDAVQFIRQKRRGAFNSKQLFYLEKYRPKMRLRFKDSNGHRNNCCIQ; the protein is encoded by the exons ATGGCTCGTATGAATAGACCTGCCCCAGTGGAGATCACCTACAAAAACATGAGATTCCTCATTACCCACAACCCCACTAATGCCACGCTTCACAAATTCATTGAG GAACTGAAGAAATATGGGGTGACGACGGTAGTTCGAGTGTGTGAGGCCACATATGATGCAAACCTGGTTGTTAAAGAAGGTATTCAGGTTCTG GATTGGCCCTTTGATGATGGAGCTCCTCCCTCTAACCAGATCGTTGATGATTGGTTGAATCTTCTTCGGATGAAGTTTAGGGAGGAGCCAGGCTGCTGTATTGCCGTACATTGTGTTGCAGGCCTTGGAAG agcCCCAGTGCTGGTTGCTCTGGCCCTGATTGAGTGTGGCATGAAATATGAGGATGCCGTTCAGTTCATTCGACA AAAGCGCCGTGGAGCATTCAACAGCAAGCAGCTCTTCTATCTGGAAAAATATCGTCCCAAAATGCGTCTTCGATTCAAGGATTCCAACGGCCACCGCAACAACTGCTGCATTCAGTAA